One window of Ralstonia pickettii DTP0602 genomic DNA carries:
- a CDS encoding dienelactone hydrolase (K01061: E3.1.1.45; carboxymethylenebutenolidase [EC:3.1.1.45]), whose translation MSRLTAKEFHPELLELYDGYVHGRLSRRDFLDRAAKFAVGSLTATAILASLSPDYALAQQIAFTDPDILAEYIRYPSPNGHGEVRGYLVRPTRVAKPVPGVVVVHENRGLNPYVEDVARRVAKAGFVALAPDGLSSVGGYPGNDDRGRVLQQQVNPQKLMDDFFAAIEYLRAGNLTTGKVGITGFCYGGGVCNAAAMAYPELAAAVPFYGRQAKAEDVPRIKAPLLLHFAETDPNVNATWPAYEAALKANGKTYEAHIYRGTHHGFHNDSTPRYDEAAARLAWDRTIAWFRRYLV comes from the coding sequence ATGAGTCGTCTGACCGCCAAGGAATTCCATCCCGAACTGCTTGAGCTCTACGACGGTTACGTGCATGGCCGGCTCAGCCGGCGCGACTTTCTCGACCGCGCGGCGAAATTCGCCGTTGGAAGCCTGACCGCCACCGCTATCCTCGCTTCACTGAGCCCCGACTATGCGCTGGCCCAGCAAATCGCGTTCACTGATCCGGACATCCTTGCCGAGTACATCCGCTATCCCTCCCCGAACGGCCATGGAGAGGTGCGCGGCTATCTGGTGCGCCCCACCAGGGTGGCCAAGCCGGTGCCCGGTGTGGTCGTGGTACACGAGAACCGGGGCCTCAATCCCTATGTCGAGGACGTCGCGCGACGTGTGGCCAAGGCCGGTTTCGTAGCGCTGGCGCCGGACGGCCTGAGCTCGGTCGGCGGCTATCCAGGCAATGACGACAGGGGCCGGGTGCTGCAGCAGCAGGTCAACCCGCAGAAGCTCATGGACGATTTTTTTGCAGCCATTGAATACCTTCGGGCCGGCAACCTCACCACAGGCAAAGTCGGCATCACCGGCTTCTGCTATGGCGGTGGCGTCTGCAATGCCGCGGCGATGGCCTACCCGGAACTGGCTGCGGCGGTGCCGTTCTACGGCCGCCAGGCCAAGGCCGAGGACGTTCCACGCATCAAGGCACCGTTGCTATTGCACTTTGCCGAGACCGATCCGAACGTCAATGCCACGTGGCCTGCCTACGAGGCGGCGCTGAAAGCCAACGGCAAGACCTACGAGGCACACATCTACCGAGGCACCCACCACGGCTTTCACAATGACTCCACGCCACGCTACGACGAGGCAGCCGCCAGGCTGGCGTGGGACCGGACTATCGCCTGGTTCCGGCGCTACCTGGTCTGA
- a CDS encoding hemolysin D (K03585: acrA; membrane fusion protein), with protein MQRSRGCSAWVPVTLAIAMSMLAGCSGKKEAAAPPPPQVSVVTLKTEPLTLDTELPGRTTAFRIAEVRPQVDGIILRRLFKEGSDVTQGQQLYQIDPSTYEATYKSARATLESARLLAERYGRLVGDEAVSKQQHDEARAAWLQAQAAVDRAQINLRYTKVLSPISGRIGRSNVTEGALVTNGQATALSVVQQLDPIYVDVTQPSASLLRLRRELANGALQSAGANAAQVSLVLEDGTRYPETGRLEFSEVAVDQGTGSVTLRAVFPNPRHELLPGMFVHARLREGVKTNALLVPQQGVTRDLKGQATALVVNARDEVELRQIRTDRAVGDKWLVSDGLGAGDRVIVEGLQFVRPGAKVRVAQAGTAAGAPVAAASAPSAAKP; from the coding sequence ATGCAACGATCACGCGGCTGCAGCGCCTGGGTTCCGGTCACGCTGGCCATCGCCATGTCAATGCTTGCCGGATGCAGCGGCAAGAAAGAGGCCGCAGCCCCGCCGCCACCGCAAGTGAGCGTGGTCACGCTCAAGACCGAGCCACTGACGCTGGATACTGAGCTGCCGGGGCGCACCACGGCGTTCCGCATTGCCGAAGTCAGGCCGCAGGTGGACGGCATCATCCTGCGCCGCCTGTTCAAGGAGGGCAGCGACGTCACGCAGGGCCAGCAGCTCTACCAGATCGACCCGTCCACCTACGAGGCCACCTACAAGAGCGCGAGGGCGACGCTGGAATCCGCCCGCCTGCTGGCAGAGCGGTACGGGCGTCTGGTCGGTGACGAGGCGGTCAGCAAGCAGCAGCACGACGAGGCCAGGGCCGCCTGGCTGCAGGCGCAGGCTGCGGTGGACCGCGCCCAGATCAACCTGCGCTATACCAAGGTGCTGTCACCGATTTCCGGGCGTATCGGGCGCTCGAATGTGACGGAAGGTGCGCTGGTCACCAACGGCCAGGCTACCGCGCTGTCGGTGGTGCAGCAGCTTGACCCGATCTACGTCGACGTGACGCAGCCCTCTGCCTCCCTGCTGCGGCTGCGGCGCGAGCTGGCCAATGGTGCGCTGCAAAGTGCCGGCGCCAACGCTGCCCAGGTCAGCCTGGTGCTCGAAGACGGTACCCGCTATCCCGAAACCGGCCGCCTGGAGTTCTCCGAAGTGGCCGTGGACCAGGGCACCGGCTCGGTGACGCTGCGCGCAGTGTTTCCCAACCCGCGCCATGAGCTGCTGCCGGGCATGTTCGTCCATGCCCGCCTGCGTGAAGGCGTGAAGACCAATGCCTTGCTCGTGCCCCAGCAGGGTGTGACGCGCGACCTCAAGGGCCAGGCCACGGCGCTGGTGGTCAATGCCAGGGACGAGGTGGAACTGCGCCAGATCCGCACCGACCGCGCCGTTGGCGACAAGTGGCTGGTTTCCGACGGCCTCGGGGCGGGCGACCGCGTCATCGTGGAAGGCCTGCAGTTCGTGCGGCCCGGGGCGAAAGTGCGCGTAGCCCAGGCCGGGACCGCCGCAGGCGCCCCGGTGGCCGCCGCGTCTGCCCCGTCCGCGGCCAAGCCCTGA
- a CDS encoding acriflavine resistance protein B (K03296: TC.HAE1; hydrophobic/amphiphilic exporter-1 (mainly G- bacteria), HAE1 family): MSNFFIDRPIFAWVIALVIMLAGVLSIRALPISQYPAIAPPTIAISVNYPGASAETVQDTVVQVIEQQLNGLDRLRYISSESNADGNMTITVTFEQGTNPDIAQVQVQNKLALAQPLLPQEVQQQGIRVTKSVRNFLVIVGLISTDPKVTREDLSNYIVSSIQDPLSRTYGVGDFQVFGAQYAMRVWIDPARLNSYQLTPLDVSSAIRAQNVQVASGQLGGLPAVRGQQLNASVIGKTRLQTSEQFGNILLKVNPDGSQVRLKDVAEVGLGGQDYNINAQYNGQAASGIAVRLAAGANALETVRAIRKTLDGLEPFFPPGMKVVYPYDTSPVISGSIHEVVKTLMEAIVLVFLVMYLFLQNVRATLIPTIAVPVVLLGTFGVLAAFGYTINTLTMFGMVLAIGLLVDDAIVVVENVERVMAEEGLPPKEAARRSMGQIQGALVGIALVLSAVFLPMAFFGGSTGVIYRQFSITIVSSMVLSVLVALILTPALCATMLQPIEKGDHGENKGGFFGWFNRKFIATTQGYERSVSGILKRRLPFLLIYVAIVVAMGFLFTRIPTSFLPEEDQGVLYAQVQTPAGATAERTQKVLDQMRDYLLKEEGGVVESLFTVNGFNFAGRGQNSGLAFILLKPWAQRSGESTSVFDLAARAQRKFMSFRDSMSFAFAPPAVQELGNATGFDLYLQDQAGIGHVALMDARDKFLALASQSPVLQRVRPNGLNDQPQYQLVIDDEKARALGVSLGDINSTVSIAWGSSYVNDFIDRGRVKRVYVQGRPDSRMNPDDIDKWFVRNDKGEMVPFSAFADGKWAYGSPKLQRYNGVPAVQMLGEPAPGRSSGEAMKAIEEIMKQMPPGVGYAWTGLSYEERLSGAQAPALYALSLLVVFLCLAALYESWSIPFSVMLVVPLGVIGALLATLGRGLSNDVFFQVGLLTTIGLSAKNAILIVEFAKSEYEQGKDLVEAAVEACRLRLRPIVMTSLAFMLGVFPLAVSTGAGAGSQHAIGTGVIGGMITATVLAIFWVPLFFVVVTSLFGRKRRPKPHDASLEKGALE; the protein is encoded by the coding sequence ATGTCCAATTTCTTTATCGATCGGCCCATCTTCGCGTGGGTGATCGCCCTGGTCATCATGCTGGCCGGCGTGCTGTCGATCCGCGCGCTGCCCATCAGCCAGTATCCGGCCATCGCGCCGCCCACCATCGCCATCTCGGTCAACTACCCCGGTGCCTCCGCCGAGACGGTGCAGGACACCGTGGTGCAGGTGATCGAGCAGCAGCTCAACGGCCTGGACCGCCTGCGCTACATCTCCTCGGAAAGCAACGCCGACGGCAACATGACGATCACGGTGACCTTCGAGCAAGGCACCAATCCGGATATTGCCCAGGTGCAGGTGCAGAACAAGCTGGCCCTTGCGCAGCCCCTGTTGCCGCAGGAAGTGCAGCAGCAAGGCATCCGCGTGACCAAGTCGGTGCGCAACTTCCTGGTCATCGTGGGCCTGATTTCCACTGACCCCAAGGTCACGCGGGAAGACCTGTCGAACTACATCGTTTCGAGTATCCAGGACCCGCTTTCGCGCACCTACGGGGTGGGCGACTTCCAGGTGTTCGGCGCGCAGTACGCCATGCGGGTGTGGATCGACCCGGCCCGGCTCAACAGCTACCAGCTCACGCCGCTGGACGTGAGCAGCGCCATCAGGGCGCAGAACGTCCAGGTGGCCTCCGGCCAGCTTGGCGGCCTGCCGGCGGTGCGGGGCCAGCAACTCAATGCCAGCGTGATCGGCAAGACCCGGCTGCAGACCAGCGAGCAGTTCGGCAACATCCTGCTCAAGGTCAACCCCGACGGCTCGCAGGTGCGCCTGAAGGACGTGGCGGAGGTGGGCCTGGGCGGGCAGGACTACAACATCAACGCGCAATACAACGGCCAGGCGGCCTCGGGCATTGCCGTGCGGCTGGCCGCCGGGGCCAACGCGCTGGAAACCGTGCGCGCCATCCGCAAGACGCTGGACGGGCTGGAGCCTTTCTTCCCGCCCGGGATGAAGGTGGTCTACCCGTATGACACCTCGCCGGTGATCTCGGGCTCCATCCACGAAGTGGTCAAGACGCTGATGGAAGCCATCGTGCTGGTGTTCCTGGTGATGTACCTGTTCCTGCAGAACGTCCGCGCCACGCTGATCCCCACCATCGCCGTGCCGGTGGTGCTGCTCGGCACCTTCGGCGTGCTGGCCGCGTTCGGGTACACCATCAACACGCTGACCATGTTCGGCATGGTGCTGGCCATCGGGCTGCTGGTGGATGACGCCATTGTCGTGGTGGAGAACGTCGAACGCGTGATGGCCGAGGAGGGCCTGCCGCCTAAGGAAGCCGCGCGGCGCTCCATGGGTCAGATCCAGGGCGCGCTGGTGGGCATTGCGCTGGTGCTGTCGGCGGTGTTCCTGCCGATGGCGTTCTTCGGCGGCTCAACCGGCGTGATCTACCGGCAGTTCTCCATCACCATTGTCTCGTCCATGGTGCTGTCGGTGCTGGTCGCGCTGATACTGACGCCGGCCCTGTGCGCCACCATGCTCCAGCCCATCGAAAAGGGCGATCATGGCGAGAACAAGGGCGGTTTCTTCGGCTGGTTCAACCGCAAGTTCATCGCGACCACCCAGGGCTACGAGCGCAGCGTGTCAGGCATCCTGAAGCGCCGCCTGCCCTTCCTGCTGATCTACGTGGCCATCGTGGTGGCGATGGGCTTCCTGTTCACCCGCATCCCCACGTCGTTCCTGCCGGAAGAAGACCAGGGGGTGCTGTACGCCCAGGTGCAGACGCCGGCCGGCGCCACGGCCGAGCGCACGCAGAAGGTGCTCGACCAGATGCGCGATTACCTGCTGAAGGAAGAGGGCGGCGTGGTGGAGTCGCTGTTTACTGTCAACGGCTTCAACTTTGCCGGCCGCGGCCAGAACTCGGGCCTGGCCTTCATCCTGCTTAAGCCATGGGCGCAGCGCAGCGGGGAGAGCACCAGCGTGTTCGACCTGGCCGCGCGCGCGCAGCGCAAGTTCATGAGCTTCCGCGATTCGATGTCGTTCGCGTTCGCTCCGCCCGCGGTGCAGGAACTGGGCAATGCCACCGGCTTTGACCTCTACCTGCAGGACCAGGCCGGCATTGGCCACGTGGCGCTGATGGACGCGCGCGACAAGTTCCTGGCGCTGGCCTCGCAAAGCCCGGTGCTGCAGCGCGTGCGCCCCAATGGCCTGAATGACCAGCCGCAGTACCAGCTGGTGATCGACGATGAAAAGGCGCGCGCGCTTGGCGTCTCGCTGGGTGACATCAACAGCACGGTGTCGATCGCCTGGGGTTCCAGCTATGTCAACGACTTCATCGACCGCGGCCGGGTCAAGCGCGTCTACGTGCAGGGCCGCCCGGACTCGCGGATGAACCCGGACGATATCGACAAGTGGTTCGTGCGCAACGACAAGGGCGAGATGGTGCCGTTCTCGGCCTTTGCCGACGGCAAGTGGGCCTATGGCTCGCCCAAGCTGCAGCGCTACAACGGCGTGCCGGCGGTGCAAATGCTGGGGGAGCCCGCGCCCGGGCGCAGTTCCGGCGAGGCCATGAAGGCGATCGAGGAGATCATGAAGCAGATGCCGCCGGGCGTGGGCTATGCCTGGACCGGCCTGTCCTATGAGGAGCGGCTGTCGGGCGCGCAGGCGCCGGCGCTCTATGCGCTCTCGCTGCTGGTGGTGTTCCTGTGCCTGGCCGCGCTGTACGAAAGTTGGTCGATTCCGTTCTCCGTGATGCTGGTGGTGCCACTCGGCGTGATCGGCGCACTGCTTGCCACGCTGGGGCGTGGCTTGTCCAATGACGTGTTCTTCCAGGTGGGCCTGCTGACCACCATCGGCCTGTCCGCGAAGAACGCCATCCTGATCGTGGAATTCGCCAAGAGCGAGTACGAACAGGGCAAGGACCTGGTCGAGGCCGCCGTGGAGGCGTGCCGCTTGCGCCTGCGCCCCATCGTGATGACCTCGCTGGCCTTCATGCTCGGCGTGTTTCCGCTGGCCGTGTCCACTGGCGCCGGTGCGGGCAGCCAGCATGCCATCGGTACCGGCGTGATCGGCGGCATGATCACTGCCACGGTGCTGGCGATCTTCTGGGTGCCGCTGTTCTTTGTCGTCGTCACCTCGCTGTTCGGGCGCAAGCGCAGGCCGAAGCCCCATGACGCCTCCCTGGAAAAAGGCGCGCTCGAATGA
- a CDS encoding multidrug transporter, with product MKKTLLCAAAMAMLAGCSLIPKYERPASPVEAAYPQGPAYLPADADAEAGQVPAVELGWREFFADPRLRRLIELALENNRDLRVAALNVEAFGAQYRIQRADLFPAVGAAALGTRQRIPADLSTTGQRMIGSQYGVSVGTTAWEIDLFGRLRSLSESALEQYFASDEARRSAQISLVASVASAYLTQRADEALLQVTRETLANYERSYGLTRRSYEEGIASRLDLRQAQTAVETARASLARYTRLVAQDQNALVLLLGTSLPADLPEGLPLEQKLFADVPAGLPSDLLQNRPDVLAAEHRLRSANADIGAARAAFFPSISLTASAGTASRQLSGLFGAGSGTWLFQPQINLPLFTAGSLRASLDFAAIQKDVNVAQYERTVQTAFREVADGLAARGTYTSQLQAQVRFVEAAQDAYGLADRRYRTGVDSYLAVLDAQRSLYNAQQLLIEARLEQLTSEVNLYKALGGGWHDQTGKAGDAPAAGAGPA from the coding sequence ATGAAGAAGACCTTGCTCTGCGCTGCCGCCATGGCCATGCTGGCCGGCTGCAGCCTGATTCCCAAGTACGAGCGGCCGGCCTCGCCGGTGGAGGCAGCCTACCCGCAGGGCCCGGCCTACCTGCCAGCCGATGCCGACGCCGAAGCCGGCCAGGTGCCCGCGGTCGAGCTGGGCTGGCGCGAATTCTTTGCCGATCCGCGGCTGCGCCGTCTCATCGAACTGGCGCTGGAGAACAACCGTGACCTGCGCGTGGCCGCCCTCAACGTGGAGGCGTTCGGTGCACAGTACCGCATCCAGCGCGCCGACCTGTTTCCTGCCGTCGGCGCCGCCGCACTGGGCACGCGCCAGCGCATTCCCGCCGACCTGTCCACCACCGGACAGCGGATGATCGGCAGCCAGTACGGCGTGTCGGTGGGCACCACGGCGTGGGAAATCGACCTGTTCGGCCGCCTGCGCAGCCTTAGCGAATCCGCGCTCGAGCAGTATTTCGCCAGCGACGAGGCACGCCGCAGCGCCCAGATCTCGCTGGTGGCGAGCGTTGCCAGCGCCTACCTGACCCAGCGCGCCGATGAAGCCCTGCTGCAGGTCACCCGTGAAACGCTGGCCAATTACGAGCGCAGTTATGGCCTGACCCGGCGCAGCTACGAGGAAGGGATCGCTTCCCGGCTGGACCTGCGCCAGGCGCAGACCGCCGTGGAAACCGCACGCGCGAGTCTCGCGCGTTATACCCGGCTGGTAGCCCAGGACCAGAATGCCCTGGTGCTGCTGCTCGGCACGTCCCTGCCCGCGGACCTGCCGGAAGGCCTGCCGCTGGAGCAGAAGCTGTTTGCCGATGTCCCGGCCGGGCTGCCCTCAGACCTGCTGCAGAACCGCCCGGACGTGCTCGCTGCCGAGCACCGGCTGCGCTCCGCCAACGCCGATATCGGCGCCGCGCGTGCGGCGTTCTTCCCCAGTATCAGCCTGACCGCATCGGCAGGCACCGCCAGCAGGCAGCTTTCGGGCCTGTTCGGGGCCGGCTCCGGCACGTGGCTGTTCCAGCCGCAGATCAACCTGCCGCTGTTTACCGCCGGCAGCCTGCGGGCGAGCCTGGACTTTGCCGCCATCCAGAAGGATGTCAACGTCGCCCAGTACGAGCGTACGGTGCAGACCGCCTTCCGCGAGGTGGCCGACGGGCTGGCGGCACGCGGCACGTACACCAGCCAGCTCCAGGCCCAGGTCCGCTTCGTGGAAGCCGCCCAGGACGCCTATGGTCTGGCCGACCGGCGCTATCGCACGGGTGTCGACAGCTACCTTGCCGTGCTGGACGCGCAGCGCTCGCTGTACAACGCACAGCAACTGCTGATCGAAGCCCGGCTCGAACAGCTGACCAGTGAAGTCAACCTGTACAAGGCCTTGGGCGGCGGCTGGCACGACCAGACCGGCAAGGCCGGCGATGCGCCCGCGGCAGGCGCCGGACCAGCCTGA
- a CDS encoding TetR family transcriptional regulator translates to MAPMTTELSPARRYRGAEAEERRAQRRSQLIAAAVQVYGERGYQNATVKAVCEAAGLTERYFYESFANSEALLLASYETVTRKLLHTLARAGEENGESGEQRALAMLRAYFGALQCEPRAARVFLVEIRGVSKLVDEALAISLSEFGALLARTLLAGGREGREFDPMLSAGVAGGIVHVALYWIRNGYAPDVDTVARTALQLALVLMCRPA, encoded by the coding sequence ATGGCCCCCATGACGACCGAGCTTTCCCCCGCTCGCCGCTATCGCGGCGCCGAAGCCGAAGAACGACGCGCCCAGCGCCGCAGCCAGCTGATTGCCGCGGCTGTCCAGGTCTACGGAGAGCGTGGCTACCAGAACGCCACGGTCAAGGCCGTGTGCGAAGCCGCCGGACTGACTGAGCGCTATTTCTATGAGTCGTTTGCCAATAGCGAGGCGCTTTTGCTGGCGTCGTACGAAACCGTGACGCGCAAATTGCTGCACACTCTGGCGCGGGCAGGCGAGGAAAACGGCGAAAGTGGGGAACAGCGCGCTTTGGCGATGCTACGGGCTTACTTTGGTGCGCTGCAATGCGAGCCTCGCGCGGCGAGGGTCTTCCTGGTCGAAATCCGCGGCGTCAGCAAGCTTGTAGATGAAGCGCTGGCCATTTCGCTTAGCGAGTTTGGTGCACTGCTGGCGCGGACGTTATTGGCTGGTGGACGAGAGGGCCGGGAGTTCGATCCGATGCTGAGCGCCGGCGTGGCCGGCGGGATCGTCCATGTCGCGCTGTACTGGATTCGTAACGGTTATGCGCCCGATGTCGACACCGTGGCCCGTACCGCATTGCAACTGGCGCTTGTGCTGATGTGTCGGCCGGCTTAA
- a CDS encoding FAD-containing monooxygenase EthA (K00492: E1.14.13.-; [EC:1.14.13.-]): MTAPHSDDAVLDVLIVGAGLSGIGAARHLQERCAGKRYAILEARQALGGTWDLFRYPGIRSDSDMYTLGYRFKPWQGAKAIADGPSILAYIRQTAEEAGITPHIRFGHKVLTVAWDSSSACWTVEAERTQDGSRVRLRARFLYVCAGYYRYAEGHRPTFPGEETFRGRMVHPQFWDESLDYAGKRVVVIGSGATAVTLVPAMAKSAAHVTMLQRSPTYIVTRPGEDAIANRLRRVLPEKLAYTVTRWKNVLLGMSFFQLARRRPERVKQRLIAMAAAQLAPGFDVDTHFTPRYMPWDQRLCLVPDGDLFREIRDGRAAIVTDTIERFNAEGIVLRSGKMLPADIVVVATGLKLNMLGDIAVSVDGQPRRPAESMAYKGMMLSEVPNLVLAFGYTNASWTLKADLTAEYVCRLLRYMDRHKHRIAMPRRAADVQPVPFLDFTSGYVQRAASVLPKQGNRKPWRVHQNYLKDMLTIRYGRIVDGVLQFDTPLPGTQAPTLKQDDTRRSQRDNSTQPAGVSSEVQP, from the coding sequence ATGACCGCCCCCCATTCTGATGACGCAGTCCTTGATGTTCTGATCGTAGGCGCCGGCCTGTCCGGGATCGGTGCCGCGCGGCACCTGCAGGAACGCTGCGCCGGCAAGCGCTACGCCATCCTCGAAGCCCGCCAGGCGCTGGGCGGCACCTGGGACCTGTTCCGCTACCCGGGCATCCGTTCGGATTCGGACATGTACACGCTCGGCTACCGTTTCAAGCCGTGGCAGGGGGCCAAGGCCATCGCCGACGGACCCTCGATCCTTGCCTACATCCGCCAGACGGCCGAAGAAGCCGGCATCACGCCACACATACGCTTCGGCCACAAGGTGCTCACCGTCGCCTGGGATAGCAGCAGCGCCTGCTGGACCGTGGAAGCGGAGCGCACCCAGGACGGCAGCCGCGTGCGCCTGCGGGCCCGCTTCCTGTACGTTTGCGCCGGCTATTACCGCTATGCCGAAGGCCACCGCCCCACGTTTCCCGGCGAAGAAACCTTCAGGGGCCGCATGGTACATCCGCAGTTCTGGGACGAATCGCTCGACTACGCCGGCAAGCGCGTGGTGGTGATCGGCAGCGGCGCCACGGCGGTGACGCTGGTGCCCGCCATGGCGAAAAGCGCGGCCCACGTGACCATGCTGCAGCGCTCGCCCACCTATATCGTCACGCGCCCCGGCGAAGACGCCATCGCCAACAGATTGCGACGCGTCTTGCCTGAAAAGCTGGCCTACACGGTGACGCGTTGGAAGAACGTGCTGCTTGGCATGAGTTTCTTCCAGTTGGCGCGCCGCCGCCCCGAGCGGGTCAAGCAGCGGCTGATCGCGATGGCCGCCGCGCAGCTTGCACCTGGCTTCGATGTGGATACCCATTTCACGCCCCGCTATATGCCCTGGGATCAGCGCCTGTGCCTGGTGCCGGACGGCGACCTGTTCCGCGAAATCCGCGACGGGCGCGCGGCGATCGTCACCGACACGATCGAACGCTTCAACGCCGAGGGTATCGTTCTGCGCAGCGGCAAGATGCTGCCCGCGGACATCGTGGTGGTCGCCACCGGGCTGAAGCTGAACATGCTCGGCGACATCGCGGTCAGCGTGGACGGCCAACCACGCCGGCCGGCCGAATCGATGGCCTACAAGGGCATGATGCTCAGCGAGGTGCCCAATCTGGTGCTGGCCTTCGGCTACACCAATGCGTCATGGACGCTCAAGGCGGACCTCACCGCCGAGTACGTCTGCCGGCTGCTGCGCTACATGGACCGTCACAAGCACCGCATCGCCATGCCGCGCCGGGCTGCCGACGTGCAGCCCGTGCCGTTCCTGGACTTCACCTCGGGCTACGTGCAACGCGCGGCCAGCGTGCTGCCGAAGCAGGGCAACCGCAAGCCGTGGCGCGTGCATCAGAACTATCTGAAAGACATGCTCACGATCCGGTACGGGCGCATCGTCGATGGCGTGCTGCAGTTCGACACACCGCTGCCGGGCACGCAGGCGCCGACGCTAAAGCAGGACGACACCCGGCGCAGCCAGCGGGATAACAGCACGCAGCCGGCGGGGGTAAGCAGCGAGGTGCAGCCATGA
- a CDS encoding coenzyme q (ubiquinone) biosynthesis protein coq4 has translation MATSIGSSPYKQDVLTAFKAIRRLLADSNDTEQVFRIMRALNGPSMPRNFSRLLSKPDGRRMVYQRIELAERLADPDYVSRFAPGTVGAAYREFIERTGYSADGLARISNLDQEPVVEDAYLWFGRRTRDIHDIWHVLTGYRADESLGEAALVAFSYAQTGGRGWAFIAVAASMKSLRVSRSLGFARAVLEGYRIGRRAAWLLGEDYEKLLHEPIEAARLRLGIAQPVRYLACNPVQDWTS, from the coding sequence ATGGCGACTTCAATCGGTTCTAGTCCGTACAAGCAGGATGTGCTGACAGCGTTCAAGGCTATTCGCAGGCTACTGGCAGACAGCAATGACACGGAGCAGGTGTTCCGCATCATGCGAGCGCTCAATGGCCCGTCCATGCCGCGGAATTTCAGCCGGCTGCTGAGCAAGCCAGACGGCCGGCGCATGGTGTATCAGCGCATTGAACTGGCGGAGCGTCTCGCCGATCCGGACTATGTGTCCCGGTTCGCGCCGGGAACGGTGGGTGCGGCCTATCGCGAGTTCATCGAAAGGACCGGCTACAGCGCGGACGGGCTGGCCAGGATATCGAACCTGGATCAGGAGCCGGTCGTCGAAGACGCCTATCTGTGGTTCGGCCGGCGTACGCGCGACATCCACGATATCTGGCATGTACTCACGGGGTACCGGGCTGACGAGAGCCTGGGCGAAGCCGCGCTGGTGGCATTCAGCTATGCGCAAACCGGCGGTAGGGGATGGGCCTTTATCGCAGTCGCGGCCTCCATGAAAAGCCTGCGCGTATCCCGCAGCCTGGGCTTCGCGAGGGCGGTGCTGGAGGGCTACCGAATAGGCCGACGCGCGGCTTGGCTGCTTGGTGAGGATTATGAAAAGTTGCTACATGAGCCGATCGAAGCGGCCCGCCTGCGACTGGGCATTGCGCAGCCGGTGCGTTACCTTGCCTGCAACCCGGTGCAGGACTGGACGTCGTGA
- a CDS encoding MFS transporter, producing the protein MSINIRASRTVRLMAVAIAGLAVGHSAAMAADAWPTKPIKVIVPYTPGGSTDTVSRVVFEKVAQSIGQPIIIENKPGANSTLGVGVAARSAPDGYTFVSVLAAYSANMSLYSKLSYKPSDLVPVAEMAELPLFLFASKKLPVKTVGELVAYGKKHPDTLTFGSSGVGSSAHLTGERLAMESKVKMTHIPYNGSAPILPALVSGEVSVAFDPLLVPMPHVKSGKINVLAVASAKRWPGEPNIPTMEESGFPGFVMSSWTGLLAPAGTPAPVVDRMAKEIAAATRSPDVAKKLTELGFVPVGGTSEEFRKLIDRDITRYGQIVKAGKITLD; encoded by the coding sequence TTGAGCATCAACATTCGCGCATCGCGCACCGTACGACTGATGGCTGTCGCCATCGCTGGCCTGGCCGTCGGCCACTCCGCCGCCATGGCCGCCGATGCCTGGCCGACCAAACCGATCAAGGTCATCGTTCCCTATACGCCCGGCGGCTCGACCGACACAGTTTCGCGCGTCGTGTTCGAGAAGGTCGCGCAAAGCATCGGGCAGCCCATCATCATCGAGAACAAGCCCGGTGCGAACAGCACGCTGGGTGTGGGCGTCGCGGCGCGCTCCGCGCCGGATGGCTATACCTTCGTGTCGGTGCTGGCGGCCTACAGCGCGAACATGTCGCTGTACTCGAAGCTCAGCTACAAGCCGTCGGACCTGGTACCGGTGGCCGAGATGGCGGAACTGCCGTTGTTCCTGTTCGCCAGCAAGAAGTTGCCGGTCAAGACGGTTGGTGAACTGGTCGCATACGGCAAGAAGCACCCCGACACACTGACCTTCGGCTCGAGCGGTGTTGGCAGCTCCGCGCACCTGACTGGTGAGCGCCTGGCGATGGAGTCCAAGGTCAAGATGACCCACATTCCGTACAACGGCAGCGCGCCGATTCTGCCGGCGCTGGTGTCGGGCGAGGTCTCCGTGGCGTTCGATCCGTTGCTGGTGCCGATGCCGCACGTGAAGTCTGGCAAGATCAACGTGCTCGCCGTGGCGTCGGCCAAGCGCTGGCCAGGTGAACCGAACATCCCGACCATGGAAGAGTCGGGTTTCCCGGGCTTTGTCATGAGCTCGTGGACGGGCCTGCTGGCACCCGCCGGCACGCCGGCTCCGGTCGTCGATCGCATGGCCAAGGAAATCGCCGCGGCAACCCGCAGCCCGGACGTTGCCAAGAAGCTGACTGAGCTGGGCTTCGTGCCGGTGGGAGGCACCTCAGAGGAGTTCCGCAAGCTGATCGACCGTGACATCACCCGCTATGGGCAGATCGTGAAGGCGGGCAAGATCACCCTCGACTGA